Proteins encoded together in one Lepisosteus oculatus isolate fLepOcu1 chromosome 2, fLepOcu1.hap2, whole genome shotgun sequence window:
- the LOC102698260 gene encoding transmembrane emp24 domain-containing protein 4-like: protein MSLFSQFVCLFLLATLSLTRALYFHIGETEKKCFIEEIPDETMVIGKYRIQLWDKQSSSFLPSTPGLGMHVEVADPGTKIMLSRQYGSEGCFTFTSFIPGEHRICLYSNSTKMALFAGGKLRVHLDIKVGAQTNNYAKIAAKDKLTEIQLRVRQLLDQVEQIQMGYDYQRYREERFRMTSKSTNYHVLWWSIAQTIILIITGIWLRKDTHHTSDVQKVKREPPQASGFGSKQVKVDSLASPNVLVSQATVFQNTKDQNQEPEEQAGEENEVEFQETADLLHLFSDHGCQLPKHQCCAPYLSNFVSSEEALLAEHSGANKRLTSLLLPSSLISGIKLDKEKKVWTTSSSGWSS, encoded by the exons ATGTCTCTGTTCTCGCAGTTTGTCTGTCTGTTCTTGCTCGCCACTCTCAGCCTCACCCGAGCGCTGTACTTCCATATCGGAGAGACGGAGAAAAAATGCTTCATCGAGGAGATTCCTGACGAGACCATGGTTATCG GGAAATACCGCATACAGCTCTGGGACAAGCAGAGCAGCTCATTCCTGCCGTCCACACCTGGCCTGGGGATGCATGTTGAGGTCGCAGATCCAGGCACCAAG ATCATGCTTTCCCGGCAATATGGTTCTGAAGGGTGCTTTACCTTCACCTCCTTCATCCCTGGAGAGCATCGGATTTGTCTGTATTCCAACTCCACCAAGATGGCGCTTTTTGCTGGGGGAAAGCTG AGAGTCCATCTGGATATCAAAGTAGGGGCCCAAACCAATAACTATGCTAAGATTGCTGCCAAAGACAAGCTGACCGAGATACAGCTCAGAGTCAGGCAGCTGCTGGACCAGGTGGAGCAGATCCAGATGGGGTACGACTACCAGCGG TACCGCGAGGAGCGCTTCAGGATGACCAGTAAGAGCACCAACTACCATGTGCTGTGGTGGTCCATTGCCCAGACCATCATCCTCATCATCACCGGCATCTGGCTA AGAAAAGACACCCATCACACTTCTGATGTGCAGAAGGTAAAGAGAGAGCCACCCCAAGCTTCTGGCTTTGGAAGCAAGCAGGTCAAGGTTGATTCCTTGGCAAGTCCCAACGTGCTTGTATCACAGGCCACAGTCTTCCAGAACACCAAAGACCAAAACCAGGAACCAGAGGAACAAGCTGGTGAAGAAAATGAGGTTGAATTCCAAGAAACTGCTGACCTCCTGCACTTGTTTAGTGATCACGGGTGCCAGCTGCCCAAACACCAGTGTTGTGCTCCCTACCTATCAAACTTTGTGTCATCTGAGGAGGCATTACTGGCTGAACACAGTGGTGCCAACAAAAGGCTCACAAGTCTACTTTTGCCAAGTTCTTTGATCTCTGGAATAAAACtggacaaagaaaaaaag GTCTGGACTACATCAAGCAGCGGGTGGAGCTCATAA
- the LOC107075471 gene encoding transmembrane emp24 domain-containing protein 4, with protein sequence MSVLSRMSLFSQVVCLFLLATLSLTRALYFHIGETEKKCFIEEIPDETMVIGKYRTQLWDKQSSSFLPSTPGLGMHVEVKDPDTKVVLSRQYGSEGRFTFTSHTPGEHQICLHSNSTKMVLFAGGKLRVHLDIQVGEHTNNYPEIAAKDKLTELQLRVRQLLDQVEQIQKEQNYQRYREERFRMTSESTNQRVLWWSIAQTIILIITGIWQMRHLKSFFEAKKLV encoded by the exons ATGTCAGTTTTGTCCAGGATGTCTCTGTTCTCGCAGGTTGTCTGTCTGTTCTTGCTCGCCACTCTCAGCCTCACCCGAGCGCTGTACTTCCATATCGGGGAGACggagaaaaaatgtttcatcgAGGAGATTCCCGACGAGACCATGGTTATCG GGAAATACCGCACACAGCTGTGGGACAAGCAGAGCAGCTCATTCCTGCCGTCCACACCTGGCCTGGGGATGCATGTCGAGGTCAAAGATCCAGACACCAAG GTCGTGCTTTCCCGGCAATATGGATCGGAAGGCCGCTTCACCTTCACCTCCCACACCCCTGGAGAGCATCAGATCTGTCTGCACTCCAACTCCACCAAGATGGTGCTTTTTGCTGGGGGGAAGTTG AGAGTTCACCTGGATATCCAGGTAGGGGAACACACCAATAACTACCCTGAGATTGCAGCCAAAGACAAGTTGACAGAGCTGCAGCTCAGAGTCAGGCAGCTGCTGGACCAGGTGGAGCAGATCCAGAAAGAGCAGAACTACCAGCGG TACCGTGAGGAGCGCTTCAGGATGACCAGTGAGAGCACCAACCAGCGTGTGCTGTGGTGGTCCATTGCTCAGACCATCATCCTCATCATCACCGGCATCTGGCAGATGAGGCACCTGAAAAGCTTTTTCGAGGCCAAGAAGCTGGTGTAA